In Cystobacter fuscus DSM 2262, a single window of DNA contains:
- a CDS encoding NAD-dependent protein deacetylase, producing the protein MTTSLETPSVPIGPGDVDALTALLRGRRVVVLTGAGCSTESGIPDYRGPGTRARARNPIQHREFLARPEVRARYWARSLIGWPRFSSARPNAAHQALAALEDAGHVLGLITQNVDRLHHAAGSRRVIELHGALARVRCLVCGALEPREQLQRRLLELNPGFTAASAESRPDGDAELHDDAVRAFQVAACLDCEGTLKPDVVFFGDNVPTPTVQEAFALLEEGDAFLVVGSSLAIYSGYRFLQRAVDRRMPVGLINIGECRGHEWMEVRVEARAGEVLPRLASALGAG; encoded by the coding sequence ATGACGACCTCCCTGGAAACACCGTCCGTGCCCATCGGGCCCGGGGACGTGGACGCCCTGACGGCGCTGCTGCGCGGCCGCCGTGTGGTGGTGCTCACGGGCGCCGGGTGCAGCACCGAGTCGGGCATCCCCGACTACCGCGGCCCCGGCACACGCGCGCGCGCCCGCAACCCCATCCAGCATCGCGAGTTCCTCGCTCGGCCCGAGGTCCGCGCCCGCTACTGGGCGCGCAGCCTCATCGGCTGGCCCCGCTTCTCCTCCGCCCGGCCCAACGCGGCGCACCAGGCGCTCGCCGCCCTGGAGGACGCGGGCCACGTGCTCGGGCTCATCACCCAGAACGTGGACCGGCTGCACCACGCCGCGGGCAGCCGGCGCGTCATCGAGCTGCACGGCGCGCTCGCCCGGGTGCGCTGCCTCGTGTGTGGCGCCCTCGAGCCGCGCGAGCAGTTGCAGCGGCGGCTCTTGGAACTCAACCCCGGTTTCACCGCCGCGAGCGCCGAGTCGCGGCCCGACGGCGACGCCGAGCTGCACGACGACGCGGTGCGCGCCTTCCAGGTCGCCGCGTGTCTCGATTGCGAGGGGACGCTCAAGCCGGACGTGGTGTTCTTCGGCGACAACGTGCCCACGCCCACCGTGCAGGAGGCGTTCGCGCTGCTCGAGGAGGGGGATGCATTCCTGGTGGTGGGCTCGTCGCTGGCCATCTACTCGGGCTATCGCTTCCTGCAGCGCGCCGTGGATCGCCGCATGCCCGTGGGGCTCATCAACATCGGCGAGTGCCGGGGGCATGAATGGATGGAGGTGCGCGTGGAGGCGCGTGCCGGCGAGGTGCTGCCCCGGCTCGCGAGCGCGCTCGGCGCCGGATAG
- a CDS encoding GNAT family N-acetyltransferase translates to MSTVIRPATREDLSALATALAPLPLFQAYKLDASALTERFHGALERGEGLLLATGDSGPMGVCWFLTRGTFGTGAYLRTLAVSEARQGSGLGARLLAAYEAGCGSPTGGYFLLTSDFNTGAQRFYERHGYRQVGQLPDFAVPGVSELIFWKPRVRG, encoded by the coding sequence ATGTCCACCGTCATCCGCCCCGCGACGCGGGAGGACCTTTCCGCGCTGGCCACCGCCCTGGCGCCGCTGCCGCTCTTCCAGGCCTACAAGCTGGACGCGAGCGCCCTGACGGAGCGCTTCCACGGCGCGCTCGAGCGCGGTGAGGGGCTGCTGCTGGCCACCGGGGACAGCGGTCCCATGGGGGTTTGCTGGTTCCTCACCCGGGGCACCTTCGGCACGGGTGCCTATCTGCGCACGCTCGCGGTGAGCGAGGCGCGGCAGGGCTCGGGCCTGGGCGCGCGGCTGCTCGCGGCCTACGAGGCCGGGTGTGGCTCGCCCACCGGGGGCTACTTCCTGCTCACCTCGGACTTCAACACCGGGGCCCAGCGCTTCTACGAGCGGCATGGCTACCGTCAGGTGGGCCAGCTGCCGGACTTCGCCGTGCCGGGCGTCTCCGAGCTCATCTTCTGGAAGCCGCGCGTCAGGGGATGA
- a CDS encoding polysaccharide deacetylase family protein yields MVLAVLVASACAWTPPEEPEAAEPPPPSAPAAAEPTACVTAPIVTNGSRLRKRIALTFDACTTRKNEYDERVIHTLLETNTPATLFIGGGWALANPRRLQELAQYPGFELGNHTFSHANMPKVRDDRQVIEELQRAQRVVYDLTGQIPRYFRPPFGEVDGRVAWLASQAALTTINFDLPSGDPDATVTPKRMVDWVLKQASPGAIVVMHMNHKRFPTAEALPTIIKGLRKRGFELVTVGTLLDDTIWPTCKPATEPEPALVAGVIP; encoded by the coding sequence ATGGTGTTGGCGGTTCTCGTCGCGAGTGCTTGCGCGTGGACCCCCCCCGAGGAACCCGAGGCCGCCGAGCCCCCGCCCCCCTCCGCGCCAGCCGCCGCCGAGCCCACCGCGTGCGTGACGGCGCCCATCGTGACGAACGGCTCGCGCCTGCGAAAGCGCATCGCCCTCACGTTCGACGCCTGCACCACGCGCAAGAACGAGTACGACGAGCGCGTCATCCACACCCTGCTGGAGACCAACACGCCCGCCACGCTCTTCATCGGAGGCGGCTGGGCGCTGGCCAATCCGCGGCGCCTCCAGGAGCTCGCGCAGTACCCGGGCTTCGAGCTGGGCAACCACACCTTCTCCCACGCCAACATGCCCAAGGTGAGGGATGACCGGCAGGTGATCGAGGAGCTGCAGCGTGCCCAGCGCGTCGTGTACGATCTGACGGGCCAGATTCCCCGCTACTTCCGTCCGCCCTTCGGCGAGGTGGACGGGCGCGTGGCGTGGCTCGCCTCCCAGGCGGCGCTCACCACCATCAACTTCGATCTCCCCTCGGGAGATCCGGACGCGACCGTCACGCCCAAGCGCATGGTGGACTGGGTGCTCAAACAGGCGAGCCCCGGGGCCATCGTGGTGATGCACATGAACCACAAGCGCTTTCCCACCGCCGAGGCGCTCCCGACCATCATCAAGGGGCTGCGCAAGCGCGGCTTCGAGCTCGTCACCGTGGGCACCCTGCTGGATGACACCATCTGGCCCACGTGCAAGCCCGCCACCGAGCCCGAGCCCGCCCTGGTGGCCGGCGTCATCCCCTGA
- a CDS encoding iron-containing alcohol dehydrogenase — MAVTGFEFATATRILYGAGRLADAPEAIRALGGHRVLLVTGRDATRAAPLREGLERLGLSCVSFTVEGEPTVERVREGTALALHERCDAVAALGGGSALDAGKAIAALAPHGGDPLDYLEVVGRGQALTKPSLPLVAIPTTAGTGSEVTRNAVLGVKDAQVKASLRGPTLLPRLALVDPDLLKGAPPTVLASSGLDALSQLIEPLVSARANPLTDALAREGIRRSARSLRRAVLETPDASAREDLALASLLGGLCLANSGLGAVHGFAAPVGGMYEAPHGAVCAALLPATMEVNLRALRARAPEHPSLARFQEVAALLTGRAEARAEEGITWVRELCEALRVPGLGAYGLTEAEVPRLVARARAASSMKANPLTLSDEELTEIALRSR, encoded by the coding sequence ATGGCGGTGACGGGCTTCGAGTTCGCCACCGCCACCCGCATCCTCTATGGGGCCGGCCGTCTGGCCGACGCCCCCGAGGCGATACGGGCCCTCGGCGGCCACCGGGTGCTCCTGGTCACCGGCCGCGATGCCACGCGCGCCGCCCCCTTGCGCGAGGGCCTGGAGCGGCTCGGGCTGTCGTGCGTGTCCTTCACCGTGGAGGGTGAGCCCACGGTGGAGCGCGTCCGGGAAGGCACCGCCCTCGCCCTCCACGAGCGGTGTGACGCGGTGGCCGCCCTCGGCGGCGGCAGCGCCCTGGACGCGGGCAAGGCCATCGCCGCGCTGGCCCCTCACGGAGGGGATCCGCTCGACTACCTGGAGGTGGTGGGCCGGGGACAGGCGCTGACGAAGCCCTCGCTGCCCCTCGTCGCCATTCCCACCACCGCCGGCACCGGCTCCGAGGTGACCCGCAACGCCGTGCTCGGCGTCAAGGACGCCCAGGTGAAGGCGAGCCTGCGCGGCCCCACCCTCCTGCCCCGCCTGGCCCTCGTGGACCCGGACCTCTTGAAGGGCGCGCCCCCCACCGTGCTCGCCTCCAGCGGCCTGGACGCGCTCTCCCAGCTCATCGAGCCCCTGGTGTCCGCCCGCGCCAACCCGCTCACCGACGCGCTCGCCCGCGAGGGCATCCGCCGCTCGGCGCGCTCGCTGCGGCGCGCGGTGCTCGAAACTCCGGACGCGTCCGCGCGCGAGGACCTGGCACTCGCGAGCCTCCTGGGCGGCCTGTGTCTGGCCAACTCGGGGCTGGGCGCGGTGCACGGCTTCGCGGCCCCGGTGGGCGGCATGTACGAGGCCCCCCATGGCGCGGTCTGCGCGGCGCTGCTGCCCGCCACCATGGAAGTGAACCTGCGCGCGCTGCGCGCCCGCGCTCCCGAGCACCCCTCGCTCGCGCGTTTCCAGGAGGTGGCGGCGCTGCTCACCGGACGCGCGGAAGCGCGCGCCGAGGAAGGCATCACCTGGGTGCGCGAGCTGTGTGAGGCGTTGCGCGTGCCGGGACTCGGGGCCTACGGCCTGACGGAAGCGGAGGTGCCCCGGCTGGTGGCACGGGCCCGCGCGGCCAGCAGCATGAAGGCCAACCCCCTGACCCTCTCCGACGAGGAGCTCACGGAGATCGCCCTCCGCTCGCGCTGA
- a CDS encoding putative quinol monooxygenase: MPHSLLVVHVQIRVKPESIDAFRAATLANASQSVKEPGVARFDVIQDSEEPTRFVLVEVYRTPEAPAAHKETAHYLTWRDTVASMMAEPRTSRKFTNLFPSDEGW, translated from the coding sequence ATGCCCCACAGCCTGCTCGTCGTCCACGTCCAGATCCGCGTCAAACCCGAATCCATCGACGCCTTCCGCGCGGCCACCCTGGCCAACGCGAGCCAGAGCGTGAAGGAGCCCGGCGTCGCCCGCTTCGACGTCATCCAGGACTCCGAGGAGCCCACGCGCTTCGTGCTCGTCGAGGTCTACCGCACCCCCGAGGCCCCCGCCGCCCACAAGGAGACGGCGCACTACCTCACCTGGCGTGACACCGTGGCCTCCATGATGGCCGAGCCGCGCACCTCCCGGAAGTTCACCAACCTCTTCCCCTCGGACGAGGGCTGGTGA
- a CDS encoding metallophosphoesterase: MSRLIIFVLINLGAWLVLRRLWPEVRTGWRRSVLLGLAVFSGVALVLPWLLGHGTHGGVPWVDAPLRLFGSAWTISALIVLLLGWPLALVLSRRERARLKRVAESSAPPLPGGVDLERRGLLSGVGRALPFVAVGTSTVGLVEGASGFVIREVEVRLRGLPRALDGFRIGQITDVHVGTFIDTTYVRAAVAAMNAARVDLQVMTGDLIDDLSQLDETMAALETCEAPHGMLAILGNHEHWRGLEEVLEGYARSARRGGRVRLLVDEAQVLEHAGQKVRVVGVDYPMRGRSMQVQADRMRRSAEVAFAGASADEVVICLTHHPSFFPLALEKGARLTLAGHTHGGQVAIWGLPVFWFAFDYMLGRYRKGDGQLYVSGGTGHWLPFRLGVPAEVTLLTLRAEG, encoded by the coding sequence ATGAGCAGACTCATCATCTTCGTTCTCATCAATCTGGGAGCCTGGCTCGTTTTGCGCCGGCTGTGGCCCGAGGTGCGCACGGGGTGGCGCCGGAGCGTGCTGCTCGGCCTGGCCGTGTTTTCGGGGGTGGCGCTGGTGCTGCCGTGGCTGCTCGGGCACGGAACGCACGGGGGTGTGCCGTGGGTGGACGCGCCGCTGAGGCTCTTCGGCTCGGCGTGGACCATCTCCGCGCTCATCGTGTTGCTGCTCGGCTGGCCCCTGGCGCTGGTGCTCTCGCGGAGGGAGCGCGCCCGACTGAAGCGAGTCGCCGAGTCCTCCGCGCCTCCCCTGCCGGGGGGAGTCGATCTGGAGCGGCGGGGGCTGCTCTCGGGGGTGGGGCGCGCGCTGCCCTTCGTGGCGGTGGGGACGAGCACGGTGGGGCTCGTGGAAGGCGCCTCGGGCTTCGTGATCCGCGAGGTGGAGGTGCGGCTGCGCGGCCTGCCCCGGGCGCTCGATGGCTTTCGCATCGGGCAGATCACCGACGTGCACGTGGGCACGTTCATCGACACCACCTACGTGCGCGCGGCGGTGGCGGCGATGAACGCGGCGCGCGTGGACCTCCAGGTGATGACGGGGGATTTGATCGACGATCTCTCACAGCTCGACGAGACGATGGCGGCGCTGGAGACATGCGAGGCGCCACACGGGATGCTCGCCATTCTCGGCAACCACGAGCACTGGCGGGGGCTCGAGGAGGTGCTCGAGGGCTATGCGCGCAGCGCGCGCCGGGGCGGTCGGGTGCGGCTGCTGGTGGACGAGGCCCAGGTGCTCGAGCATGCCGGGCAGAAGGTGCGCGTGGTGGGAGTGGACTACCCCATGCGCGGGCGCAGCATGCAGGTGCAGGCGGACCGCATGCGGCGCTCGGCGGAGGTGGCCTTCGCGGGGGCGTCGGCGGACGAGGTGGTGATCTGCCTCACGCACCATCCCTCCTTCTTCCCCCTGGCGCTGGAAAAGGGGGCGCGGCTCACGCTCGCGGGACATACCCACGGCGGACAGGTGGCCATCTGGGGCTTGCCGGTGTTCTGGTTCGCCTTCGACTACATGCTTGGCCGCTATCGCAAGGGGGACGGTCAGCTCTACGTGTCGGGCGGCACGGGCCACTGGTTGCCCTTCCGGCTCGGGGTTCCCGCCGAGGTGACACTCCTCACGCTGCGCGCGGAGGGCTGA
- a CDS encoding imm11 family protein: MTISPRFFVLEEGGVGSRYDADVDKAEPVNRADAPRCPRCGGFVGLLKWLPPYRVNLELHGEDLGDFIETSAYALLISERFAEAFRAEGLTGLEGFHPVEVLRVRYMRKRPRKPVTVPRYFVVSTCFGPAAVDLAFSRMRISEPPSCPECRMSGVDTIHGFTLEPGTWRGEDIFRPRGLVGDLVVSERFKDFVERHGLTNVRLTPTEQFVRDPSNLGPAPLPTT; this comes from the coding sequence GTGACTATCTCCCCTCGCTTCTTCGTCCTGGAAGAGGGCGGTGTCGGGTCTCGTTACGATGCCGACGTCGACAAGGCCGAGCCCGTCAACCGCGCGGACGCGCCTCGTTGCCCTCGGTGTGGTGGCTTTGTCGGCTTGTTGAAGTGGCTCCCACCGTATCGGGTCAATCTGGAACTGCATGGGGAGGATCTCGGAGATTTCATCGAGACTTCAGCGTATGCCCTCCTCATCTCCGAGCGATTCGCGGAGGCCTTTCGTGCCGAGGGACTTACTGGCCTGGAGGGTTTCCACCCCGTCGAGGTGCTCCGGGTTCGCTACATGAGAAAGAGGCCGCGCAAGCCTGTCACCGTGCCGCGCTACTTCGTGGTCTCGACCTGCTTCGGCCCAGCTGCGGTGGATCTGGCGTTCAGTCGCATGCGCATCTCCGAGCCACCCTCGTGCCCGGAATGCCGCATGTCGGGCGTCGACACCATCCATGGTTTCACCCTGGAACCGGGAACCTGGCGGGGAGAGGACATCTTCCGTCCTCGCGGTCTCGTGGGAGACCTCGTCGTCTCCGAGCGCTTCAAGGACTTCGTCGAGCGGCATGGGTTGACGAACGTGCGGCTCACGCCCACCGAGCAGTTCGTGCGGGACCCGTCCAATCTCGGACCCGCCCCCCTGCCCACCACGTGA
- a CDS encoding transglycosylase domain-containing protein: MPPPRPPRSKRLLVACLLPVLLAGGAVGGKAWLEGDEVRARVMARARPALESRLGPVRLGDEFHVGWTGTVTLGPLEVPGTRPEGPPVVRIEHITVRPRWRALLTGRLEVGRVVLSEVMIEAGPSGRELRDLLQRMRAPRPTPAPATASSGSGGAWPEVVVEDLHLAFERHGRVEWGPLSARVRREDVDGVPGLAATAGLPGGGHAELSLRKTESGVTGTLQVREVPAGPVLSLAEPPWAMEGGILEAEARVEGSEATFSLAVKGLALRDARLAPEPVGPLAFSAEGRARWELERRHAKLESLRVTVGERREAGVEVTGEADWKQAPRFSLRAELPPITFEQALAALPPSLVPDQELAKLEGHFQGTFTVSGVVERREDWEVKAKLDVSKRKASDPAGPLAWLRAPFDYRPLTAEGRGRELHIGPGNPRYVPYAELPRVMVRAVLRSEDAAFWVHRGFDFDSLSTLLLKPPDDKVRGGSTLTQQLAKNLFLSREKTYARKVKEAYLTLGLESSLSKERLLEVYFNIIEWGPGIYGIGEAARHYFGKDARELSIRESAFLATIIPNPVRYHVYCTRGELSEVWKKNVEKLLGILHEGGDITFTEYQDALDAPLPFACGNSEAQATEEQTSAD, encoded by the coding sequence ATGCCGCCCCCCCGCCCCCCCCGGTCCAAGAGGCTCCTCGTCGCGTGTCTTCTCCCCGTGCTGCTCGCCGGGGGGGCCGTGGGCGGGAAGGCCTGGCTCGAGGGAGACGAGGTTCGCGCCCGGGTGATGGCCCGGGCCAGGCCCGCCCTGGAGTCACGGCTGGGCCCGGTGCGCCTGGGCGACGAGTTCCACGTGGGCTGGACGGGCACGGTGACGCTGGGGCCCCTGGAGGTGCCGGGCACCCGTCCCGAGGGCCCTCCGGTGGTGCGCATCGAGCACATCACCGTGCGCCCCCGGTGGCGGGCGCTGCTCACGGGCCGGCTCGAGGTGGGCCGGGTGGTGCTCTCGGAGGTGATGATCGAGGCGGGCCCGTCCGGGCGGGAGCTGCGGGACCTGCTCCAGCGGATGCGCGCGCCACGTCCCACCCCGGCCCCCGCCACCGCCTCCTCGGGGAGCGGGGGCGCGTGGCCGGAGGTGGTGGTGGAGGACCTGCACCTGGCCTTCGAGCGGCACGGCCGGGTGGAATGGGGCCCGCTCTCCGCCCGGGTGCGGCGCGAGGACGTGGACGGCGTCCCCGGGCTGGCGGCGACGGCCGGACTGCCCGGCGGAGGACACGCGGAGTTGTCCCTTCGAAAGACGGAGTCCGGCGTCACCGGGACGCTCCAGGTCCGCGAGGTTCCGGCGGGGCCCGTGTTGTCGCTCGCGGAGCCGCCCTGGGCCATGGAGGGTGGAATCCTGGAGGCGGAGGCGCGGGTGGAGGGCTCGGAGGCCACGTTCTCGCTGGCGGTGAAGGGACTCGCACTGAGAGATGCCCGGCTCGCGCCCGAGCCGGTGGGGCCGCTCGCCTTCTCGGCGGAGGGCCGCGCGCGCTGGGAGCTGGAGCGCCGGCACGCGAAGCTCGAGTCCCTCCGGGTGACGGTGGGCGAGCGCCGCGAGGCGGGCGTCGAGGTGACGGGCGAGGCGGACTGGAAGCAGGCCCCACGCTTCTCGCTGCGCGCCGAGCTGCCGCCGATCACCTTCGAGCAGGCCCTGGCGGCGCTGCCTCCGTCCCTGGTACCGGACCAGGAGCTGGCGAAGCTGGAGGGCCACTTCCAGGGGACGTTCACGGTGTCCGGCGTCGTGGAGCGCCGGGAGGACTGGGAGGTCAAGGCGAAGCTCGACGTGTCCAAGCGCAAGGCGTCGGATCCAGCGGGGCCGCTGGCGTGGTTGCGCGCGCCCTTCGACTACCGGCCGCTGACGGCGGAAGGCCGCGGGCGGGAGCTGCACATCGGCCCGGGCAACCCCCGCTACGTGCCCTACGCCGAGCTGCCCCGGGTGATGGTGCGCGCGGTGCTGCGCAGCGAGGACGCGGCCTTCTGGGTGCACCGGGGCTTCGACTTCGACTCATTGAGCACGCTGCTGCTCAAGCCCCCGGACGACAAGGTGCGCGGAGGCTCCACCCTCACCCAGCAACTCGCCAAGAACCTCTTCCTGTCGCGGGAGAAGACATACGCACGCAAGGTGAAGGAGGCATACCTCACGCTGGGACTGGAGAGCAGCCTCTCCAAGGAGCGGCTGCTGGAGGTGTACTTCAACATCATCGAGTGGGGCCCGGGCATCTACGGCATCGGCGAGGCGGCGCGGCACTACTTCGGCAAGGACGCGCGCGAGCTGAGCATCCGAGAATCCGCCTTCCTCGCCACCATCATCCCCAACCCGGTGCGCTACCACGTGTACTGCACCCGCGGAGAGCTGTCCGAGGTGTGGAAGAAGAACGTGGAGAAGCTCCTGGGGATTCTGCACGAGGGAGGCGACATCACCTTCACCGAATACCAGGATGCCCTCGACGCGCCCCTCCCCTTCGCCTGCGGAAACAGCGAGGCCCAGGCGACGGAGGAACAGACGTCCGCCGATTGA
- a CDS encoding chemotaxis protein CheW yields MPGTGSRRFLLVRARSWMCALPLDEVEETMRPLPVTPVASAPAFVRGVSLVRGTSAPVVSLGALLSGGAAEPCMGGRFVSLRVPEGRLVIEVDEVRGLSSLEADSLEAVPSLLRETAQGHVQRLGALDGHLLAVLGSSHLLPREVWDRLTRSAGKELS; encoded by the coding sequence ATGCCCGGGACGGGGTCACGCCGCTTCCTCTTGGTGAGGGCGCGGTCGTGGATGTGCGCGCTGCCCCTCGATGAGGTCGAGGAGACCATGAGGCCGCTGCCGGTCACCCCGGTGGCGTCGGCGCCCGCCTTCGTGCGTGGCGTCAGTCTGGTGCGCGGCACGTCGGCCCCGGTGGTGAGCCTGGGGGCGCTGCTGAGTGGCGGGGCTGCCGAGCCCTGCATGGGCGGGCGCTTCGTCTCGTTGCGCGTCCCCGAGGGCCGTCTGGTGATCGAGGTGGACGAGGTGCGGGGCCTGTCCTCGTTGGAGGCGGACTCCCTGGAGGCCGTGCCCTCCCTGCTGCGCGAGACGGCCCAGGGCCATGTGCAGCGGTTGGGGGCGCTCGACGGCCACCTGCTGGCCGTGTTGGGCTCGTCCCACCTGTTGCCCCGGGAAGTGTGGGACCGCCTGACGCGGTCCGCGGGGAAGGAACTGTCTTGA
- a CDS encoding CheR family methyltransferase, with protein sequence MTEALSRSPLARFIALVEQRLGLHYEPEQWGELAPLLFERSASRGMEGYLSLLNSTASEAEWRALAERLTVGETYFLRHPAQLEVLVSKVLPSFAQPGAPIRVLCAGCSTGEEPYSIALLCREQGKVDPAQLRVLGIDVNPRAIAHARNARYSPWSLRSVPQALRERWFQRSSEGFFLRPALRDQVLFEERNLLEDAPAFWAPASFHVILCRNVMLYFPAEVTRKIIARMSQALVPGGYLFLGPSETLRGISEDFELLRSADAFYYRRKAPAPAAAAVPVSAPVPAAVKASVRQPPPMQEGLDALLPLLDAERYAEAWARLDALPQAALPQGQLLRAVLHLNAGRFAEAEHAGQQLLSMRDTEASAHFLLGVCLEHSGDDAGARNRYAAAARADPTFALSHLRAGTLARRAGNVAEARVALRMALSLLPQEKPLRLTLFGGGFGRHGLMQVGLRELQACTEVP encoded by the coding sequence TTGACCGAGGCCCTGTCTCGCTCACCCCTCGCCCGCTTCATCGCCCTGGTCGAGCAGCGGTTGGGCCTGCATTACGAACCGGAGCAGTGGGGCGAGCTGGCGCCCTTGCTGTTCGAGCGCTCGGCCAGCCGCGGGATGGAGGGTTACCTGTCGCTGTTGAACTCCACGGCCTCCGAGGCCGAGTGGAGGGCGCTCGCGGAGCGGCTCACGGTGGGGGAGACGTACTTCTTGCGCCACCCCGCCCAGCTCGAGGTGCTGGTGTCCAAGGTGCTGCCCTCGTTCGCTCAGCCGGGGGCGCCCATCCGCGTGCTGTGCGCCGGGTGCTCCACGGGAGAAGAGCCCTACTCCATCGCGCTCTTGTGCCGCGAGCAGGGCAAGGTGGACCCCGCGCAGCTGCGCGTGCTGGGCATCGACGTCAACCCACGCGCCATCGCCCATGCCCGCAACGCGCGCTACTCGCCCTGGTCGCTGCGCTCCGTGCCCCAGGCCCTGCGCGAGCGCTGGTTCCAGCGCTCCTCCGAGGGCTTCTTCCTGCGGCCCGCGCTGAGGGATCAGGTGCTCTTCGAGGAGCGCAACCTGCTGGAGGATGCCCCCGCCTTCTGGGCCCCGGCCTCCTTCCACGTCATCCTCTGCCGCAACGTCATGCTCTACTTTCCCGCCGAGGTGACGCGGAAGATCATCGCCCGCATGTCGCAGGCGCTCGTCCCCGGCGGCTATCTCTTCCTGGGCCCCAGCGAGACGCTGCGTGGGATCTCCGAGGACTTCGAGCTCTTGCGCAGCGCGGATGCCTTCTACTACCGCCGCAAGGCGCCCGCTCCGGCCGCCGCCGCCGTGCCCGTGAGCGCGCCCGTGCCCGCGGCGGTGAAGGCGTCCGTCCGGCAGCCGCCGCCCATGCAGGAGGGGCTGGACGCGCTGTTGCCGCTGCTCGACGCGGAGCGCTACGCGGAGGCCTGGGCCCGGCTGGATGCGCTGCCCCAGGCGGCGCTGCCCCAGGGGCAGTTGTTGCGTGCCGTGCTGCACCTGAACGCGGGCCGCTTCGCCGAGGCCGAGCACGCGGGGCAGCAGCTCCTGTCGATGCGGGATACGGAGGCCTCGGCCCACTTCCTGCTCGGGGTGTGCCTGGAGCACTCCGGGGACGATGCCGGGGCGCGCAACCGCTACGCGGCGGCCGCGCGCGCGGATCCCACCTTCGCCTTGAGCCATCTGCGCGCGGGGACCCTGGCGCGGCGGGCGGGCAACGTGGCGGAAGCCCGGGTGGCGCTGCGTATGGCGCTCTCGCTGCTTCCCCAGGAGAAGCCCTTGCGCCTGACGCTCTTCGGCGGGGGCTTTGGTCGGCATGGCCTGATGCAGGTGGGCTTGCGTGAACTGCAGGCGTGTACGGAGGTTCCATGA
- a CDS encoding chemotaxis protein CheW, with translation MSASSQRGTLRLEELRDSFDSSFSRPPPAQREPGEALLRLRVGRTSLAVRLGDLSGLHLMPRLVRLPGAPASLLGLVGLRGQLLAVHDLSALLGLASGEAPGWLLIAGGARRVGLAATGFEGQLRASAEQRHHDVASSPHPLLATRVSLPGGTLLPVLDVDALVRQLLEEASRSA, from the coding sequence ATGAGTGCGTCATCCCAGCGGGGGACCCTGCGGCTGGAGGAGCTGCGCGACAGCTTCGATTCGTCCTTCTCCCGGCCGCCTCCGGCCCAGCGCGAGCCCGGCGAGGCCCTCTTGCGGCTGCGCGTGGGCCGCACCTCCCTGGCCGTGCGGCTCGGGGATCTCTCGGGCCTGCACCTCATGCCCCGCCTGGTGCGCCTGCCCGGGGCTCCGGCCTCGTTGCTGGGGCTCGTCGGCCTCCGGGGCCAACTGCTCGCGGTGCATGATCTCTCGGCGTTGCTGGGGCTCGCCTCGGGGGAGGCGCCGGGCTGGCTGCTGATCGCCGGAGGCGCGCGCCGCGTGGGGCTCGCGGCGACGGGCTTCGAGGGCCAGCTGCGCGCTTCCGCCGAGCAGCGTCACCACGACGTCGCCTCCTCGCCCCATCCCCTGCTCGCCACCCGCGTGTCACTGCCTGGCGGTACGCTGCTGCCCGTGCTGGACGTGGACGCCCTGGTGCGCCAACTGTTGGAGGAGGCCTCGCGCTCCGCATGA